A part of Mucilaginibacter defluvii genomic DNA contains:
- a CDS encoding DUF1304 domain-containing protein, whose product MVTISIVLTVFVAIEHCYILWMEMFAWETAGKRVFSTSLPQELFKPTKGLAANQGLYNGFLVAGLVWSFFIDDAEWAINIRLFFLGCVAVAGIFGALTASKKIFFMQAMPALLAMLFVWLTK is encoded by the coding sequence ATGGTTACTATATCAATTGTGCTGACCGTGTTTGTAGCAATAGAGCATTGTTATATTTTATGGATGGAAATGTTTGCCTGGGAAACCGCGGGTAAAAGGGTATTTTCAACATCGTTGCCGCAGGAATTATTTAAACCCACCAAGGGGCTGGCGGCTAACCAAGGCCTTTACAATGGCTTCCTGGTTGCAGGGTTAGTGTGGTCGTTTTTTATTGATGATGCGGAATGGGCCATTAACATTCGCTTGTTTTTTTTAGGATGTGTAGCGGTTGCAGGAATTTTTGGTGCGCTTACCGCATCAAAAAAGATATTTTTTATGCAGGCGATGCCGGCATTGCTGGCGATGTTGTTTGTTTGGCTAACTAAATAA
- a CDS encoding AbiJ-NTD4 domain-containing protein: MPLFSQRLGLKPIKVEIQRERADSELRNELWNAIYITYFHNQTSKLIMNLSSSKSILLQKIWIYYFKQAFDELPNYVYEITERIKNEMLRKMWHDLFDILEFIPDNYNEENEKSDESAINKKFYAWANKILERHLSAYRFVNGLLTEITSSEEIDVIEHAVNNIKFLPPVLHLRRALELFSDRSNPDYRNSIKESISAIESFCKTITEDSKATLGKALAVIEKKHELHASLKSAFNALYGYTSDAQGIRHALMDESELRQEDAKFMLVTCSAFINYLSTKTNND; encoded by the coding sequence ATGCCATTATTTTCTCAAAGATTAGGGCTTAAACCTATTAAAGTAGAAATTCAAAGAGAACGAGCTGATTCTGAATTAAGAAACGAGCTTTGGAATGCCATATATATTACATATTTCCATAACCAAACTAGTAAACTTATAATGAATTTGAGTTCTTCTAAAAGTATCTTGTTACAGAAAATTTGGATATATTACTTTAAACAAGCTTTCGATGAATTGCCTAACTACGTTTATGAAATAACAGAACGTATAAAAAATGAAATGCTAAGGAAGATGTGGCATGATCTTTTTGACATTTTAGAATTTATCCCTGATAACTATAACGAGGAAAATGAAAAAAGTGACGAAAGTGCTATAAACAAAAAATTTTATGCTTGGGCAAATAAAATATTAGAAAGACATCTTTCTGCTTATAGGTTCGTAAATGGACTATTAACTGAAATTACGTCAAGCGAAGAAATTGATGTTATTGAACACGCTGTAAATAATATAAAATTTCTTCCTCCTGTATTACATCTCCGAAGAGCACTTGAACTTTTTTCAGATCGTTCTAATCCTGATTACAGAAACTCCATTAAAGAATCAATTTCTGCAATTGAATCCTTCTGCAAAACAATAACAGAAGATAGTAAAGCCACCTTAGGAAAAGCTTTAGCCGTAATTGAAAAAAAGCACGAATTACACGCATCACTTAAGTCCGCATTCAACGCATTGTACGGATATACATCAGATGCACAGGGCATCAGACATGCGTTGATGGACGAATCGGAACTTAGACAAGAAGACGCAAAATTTATGTTGGTAACATGTAGTGCATTTATAAATTACTTATCAACCAAGACTAACAATGATTAA
- a CDS encoding TM2 domain-containing protein gives MYAPNNPYYTFSGITPEEVLFLQQATAELDEQQKNRFYGIYSTKRKNPQDILLVSLLGFVGFAGIQRFMLGQIGMGLLYFFTAGLCFIGTIVDLVNHKNLTNEYNKQMAYESFQIAKMYQ, from the coding sequence ATGTACGCTCCTAACAATCCATACTATACATTCTCAGGCATCACCCCTGAAGAGGTTCTGTTTTTACAGCAGGCCACTGCCGAGCTTGACGAGCAACAGAAGAACCGCTTTTACGGTATCTACTCAACCAAGCGTAAAAATCCGCAGGATATATTGCTGGTAAGCTTGTTGGGTTTTGTTGGGTTTGCGGGCATACAGCGTTTTATGCTGGGCCAGATAGGCATGGGCCTTCTATATTTCTTTACCGCAGGGTTGTGCTTTATAGGCACCATTGTTGACCTTGTCAATCATAAAAACCTCACCAACGAGTACAATAAGCAAATGGCTTACGAGAGTTTCCAGATTGCTAAAATGTACCAATAA
- a CDS encoding SRPBCC family protein — translation MHRQITIILHTTINAPVERVFDLSRSIDLHIQSTKHTDEEAIAGRTSGLIGMGETVTWRARHFGIRQTLTSKITAFNRPWHFTDEMVRGAFKSFRHEHWFTQTNGQTTMKDIFYFEAPLGWPGWLLGRWILKRYLTNLLIKRNEVIKQVAESGDYSPAN, via the coding sequence ATGCACAGGCAGATCACCATTATTCTCCACACAACAATAAATGCACCGGTTGAGCGGGTGTTTGATTTGTCGCGGAGCATTGATCTGCATATACAATCAACCAAACATACTGATGAAGAAGCCATTGCAGGCCGTACCAGCGGATTGATCGGCATGGGCGAAACCGTTACCTGGCGGGCCAGGCACTTCGGCATCAGGCAAACACTTACCTCAAAAATCACAGCTTTTAACCGCCCCTGGCATTTTACTGACGAAATGGTTCGTGGCGCTTTTAAAAGCTTCAGGCATGAGCATTGGTTTACGCAAACCAACGGACAAACCACCATGAAAGATATATTTTACTTTGAAGCCCCGCTTGGCTGGCCCGGATGGTTGCTTGGCCGGTGGATATTGAAACGCTACCTTACCAACCTGCTCATTAAGCGAAATGAGGTTATAAAACAGGTTGCAGAATCAGGCGACTACAGCCCGGCTAACTAA
- a CDS encoding TonB-dependent receptor codes for MKKLFIAILGLGSTLGIVRAQTIDTTKTLNQVTVKGYLSEQPVLSTSASVGVVTAAQLLLQPSASFVPALNTVPGIRAEERSPGSYRLSVRGSLLRSPFGVRNIKVYYDEIPLTDAGGNTYLNALDFNSIRNIEILKGPDGSLFGANTGGVVLLNTSASSDNAISAGVNAGSYGLFHQNAGLQQQWGNYGLSVNQAYQSYGGYRQNSYMYRHFVNTTNRLKYGTDNEVKAIAFYSDLNYQTPGGLNLAQMEANPRSARLPTATLPGALQQKIGIRQKMYFGGLVNNWQINDRLKNVASVFGNHVDFANPFITNYEFRNEDTYGLRTYFELNSLKKTNFNWKLDLGVEWQQTNSTIANYDNNGGTRGDVQATDRLNSNQHFVFTRYAATLFDRFNIEAAVSLNYFKYRFKNIAPANEADFSERDFDAQLMPRLALSYLITNNFSWRASVSRGYSSPTNLEVRPSNNIVNTTLNAQTGWNYESGFRLRNNDESTYLDVSAFYFRMQNTIVPRRLANETEYYVNAGGTNQPGAELYFSSWLLRKGNGVVRGLQFNTAYTFSKYSFRSYSTADADFSGNRLTGIPRNVVVSNVQVLLPQSISLFVQHNFTDRIPLNDGNTVFAPEYHLLQARVSWQHRIGKTKLEIFAAADNLLNEKYSLGNDLNAVGNRYYNPAPLRNYNAGLNVAL; via the coding sequence GTGAAAAAACTTTTCATCGCCATACTTGGCCTGGGCAGCACTCTGGGCATTGTCCGCGCTCAAACCATTGACACTACAAAAACATTAAACCAGGTAACCGTAAAGGGATATTTGAGTGAGCAGCCGGTGTTGAGCACGTCAGCATCTGTTGGCGTAGTAACCGCGGCGCAATTGCTGCTGCAACCGTCGGCCTCGTTTGTACCGGCTTTAAATACCGTACCCGGCATCAGGGCCGAGGAGCGCTCACCGGGAAGTTACCGCCTGTCTGTTCGGGGGAGTTTGCTGAGATCACCGTTCGGCGTACGTAACATCAAGGTTTATTATGATGAAATACCGCTTACCGATGCAGGCGGCAATACTTACTTAAACGCGCTCGATTTTAACAGCATCCGCAATATCGAAATATTAAAAGGGCCTGATGGCAGCCTGTTTGGCGCTAATACCGGCGGCGTGGTGTTGTTGAACACGTCCGCATCAAGTGATAATGCCATTTCTGCCGGAGTAAATGCCGGATCATACGGATTATTCCATCAAAACGCGGGCCTGCAACAGCAATGGGGCAATTATGGGCTATCGGTTAACCAGGCATACCAAAGCTATGGAGGTTACCGGCAAAACAGCTATATGTACCGGCATTTTGTTAATACAACCAACCGGCTTAAATACGGAACGGATAACGAGGTGAAGGCGATAGCTTTTTATTCCGATTTAAACTATCAAACGCCGGGCGGCCTTAACCTGGCACAGATGGAAGCCAATCCCCGTTCGGCACGCCTGCCAACGGCTACACTGCCCGGGGCATTACAGCAAAAAATCGGCATCAGGCAAAAAATGTATTTTGGCGGACTGGTAAATAACTGGCAGATTAATGACCGGCTGAAAAATGTGGCGTCAGTATTCGGCAATCATGTCGATTTTGCTAACCCGTTCATCACCAATTATGAGTTCAGGAATGAAGACACCTATGGCCTGCGCACTTATTTTGAACTCAACTCCTTGAAAAAAACTAATTTTAACTGGAAACTCGACCTGGGCGTAGAGTGGCAGCAAACCAACTCAACCATCGCCAATTATGATAACAACGGCGGCACCCGCGGCGATGTACAGGCTACCGACCGGCTGAACAGCAACCAGCATTTTGTTTTTACCCGCTATGCGGCCACCTTGTTTGATCGTTTTAATATAGAGGCCGCGGTAAGCCTTAACTACTTTAAATACCGCTTTAAAAATATTGCGCCTGCCAATGAGGCTGATTTTAGTGAGCGCGATTTTGATGCGCAGCTAATGCCGCGGCTGGCCTTGTCATACCTCATTACAAACAACTTTAGCTGGCGGGCATCAGTAAGCCGTGGTTACTCATCGCCTACCAACCTGGAGGTACGCCCGAGCAATAATATTGTAAATACTACACTGAACGCCCAAACCGGCTGGAACTATGAAAGTGGTTTCCGTTTACGAAATAATGATGAGAGTACTTATCTGGACGTATCGGCATTTTATTTCAGGATGCAAAATACCATTGTGCCCCGTCGTTTAGCCAATGAAACCGAATACTATGTTAACGCGGGTGGTACCAACCAACCGGGCGCCGAGCTATACTTTAGCAGTTGGCTGCTGCGTAAAGGCAACGGAGTTGTAAGAGGCTTGCAATTTAATACGGCTTATACCTTCAGCAAATACAGTTTCAGGAGTTACAGCACGGCAGATGCTGATTTTTCGGGAAACAGGCTTACCGGCATACCGCGTAACGTGGTGGTGAGCAATGTGCAGGTGCTGTTACCGCAGTCGATATCCTTGTTTGTGCAGCATAACTTTACCGACCGCATTCCGCTTAACGATGGCAATACCGTTTTCGCGCCCGAATATCACCTGTTACAGGCGCGGGTAAGCTGGCAACATCGCATAGGCAAAACCAAACTGGAGATATTCGCCGCTGCTGATAACCTGCTGAACGAAAAATATAGCCTGGGCAACGACTTGAATGCGGTAGGTAACCGTTACTATAACCCGGCACCGCTACGAAATTATAATGCCGGACTAAACGTAGCGCTGTAA
- a CDS encoding sorbosone dehydrogenase family protein, with product MILFRDTNGDGKYDLRTIFLGKLNQPYGILVLGDWFYVANTDGLWRYPYKTGQTEITAKGTKILDLPAGGYNNHWTRNLIAGKDGKKILISVGSGSNVAEHGLNNEIRRANILEINPDGSGERIYASGLRNPVGTDWEPKTGKLFTVVNERDKLGDGLVPDYLTGVQEGGFYGWPYAYFGQHEDPSVKQKNPEMVKKTLVPDLALGSHTASLGLAFYTGNKFPQQYRGGAFIAQHGSWNSSKLVGYKVLYAPFANGKPTGELQDFLTGFVADLEKGEVYGRPVDVAVLKDGSILVSDDSANKIWRVSAK from the coding sequence GTGATACTCTTTCGCGATACCAATGGCGACGGCAAATATGATCTGCGCACTATATTTTTAGGCAAACTGAACCAGCCATATGGTATATTGGTACTGGGCGATTGGTTTTACGTAGCCAATACCGACGGGCTATGGCGTTATCCATACAAAACCGGCCAAACCGAAATTACGGCTAAAGGCACTAAGATACTCGATCTGCCTGCGGGAGGATATAACAATCACTGGACACGCAACCTGATTGCCGGCAAGGATGGCAAAAAGATTCTTATCTCCGTAGGATCGGGCAGTAATGTTGCTGAGCACGGCTTGAACAATGAAATACGCCGGGCAAACATACTGGAGATAAACCCTGATGGATCGGGTGAGCGCATTTATGCTTCGGGCTTGCGTAACCCGGTAGGCACCGATTGGGAACCCAAAACAGGCAAACTATTTACCGTGGTTAACGAGCGCGACAAACTTGGCGACGGCCTGGTACCAGATTATCTTACCGGCGTACAGGAGGGTGGTTTTTACGGTTGGCCTTATGCTTACTTCGGTCAGCATGAAGACCCATCGGTAAAGCAAAAAAATCCGGAAATGGTGAAAAAAACATTGGTACCTGACCTGGCTCTGGGATCGCATACTGCATCGTTAGGTTTGGCGTTTTATACCGGCAACAAATTTCCGCAGCAATACCGGGGCGGCGCATTCATCGCGCAGCACGGCTCATGGAACAGCTCAAAACTGGTAGGTTACAAGGTTTTATACGCGCCTTTTGCGAATGGTAAACCAACCGGCGAGTTGCAGGACTTTTTAACCGGGTTTGTTGCCGACCTTGAAAAGGGTGAAGTTTATGGCCGGCCGGTTGATGTGGCGGTTTTGAAAGACGGATCAATACTGGTAAGTGATGACTCGGCTAACAAAATATGGCGCGTATCAGCCAAATAG